In Serinus canaria isolate serCan28SL12 chromosome 5, serCan2020, whole genome shotgun sequence, the following proteins share a genomic window:
- the LOC103826865 gene encoding inverted formin-2 — translation MTPTSPMTNTPPAPPLPGIPPPPPPLPGMGSIPPPPSSLPGMGAIPPPPPPPPPLPGMGGIPPPPPPLPGMGGVPPPPPPLPGMVGIPPAPPPLPAMGGIPPPPPPLPGMGGIPPPPPPLPGMGGIPPPPPPLPGMGGIPPPPPLLPGMTGDHIEAVVASQFSCPLGLGRPPHKTVKTPTLRMKKLNWQKLPSNVVRESHSMWASVSSSSEETIEPNYSSIEQLFCFPQPTPKEKTAAPVKAEPKEITFLDSKKSLNLNIFLKQFKCSNEEVTAMIQNGDRTKFDVEVLKQLLKLLPEKHEIENLKAFKEEKLKLANADQFYLLLLQIPSYQLRIECMLICEETTIVLDMIQPKAEAIRRACEGLLTSHRLPVFCQLILKVGNFLNYGSHTGDADGFKISTLLKLTETKANQTRITLLHHILEEVENSHKDLLELPKDLEYVSKAAGINLDIIRTESGTNLKKLLELQRKVLSSNEDVKQQYEKPIQDSIDASRKLEEEFETIEKKREELANYLCEDPSKLSLEDIFSIMKTFRDLFIRALKENKDRKEQAAKAEKRKKQLEEEEGKRQKGENGKVIKKGLMKQEEVCVIDALLADIRKGFTLRKTKNRHESEAVPKALSAESLEESQSGQSMKDPQAAGKQIDDKTKQNKDDHPSEGLPPSTTAPMETGGGVTNASASGQVLSTNSAGRSLPLESQTKSSSESMVEADGASQTTLGPGMEQANNVESLQPGTKSGSLAFSVADIGTRISFVSSSSAPALRDQLSWTNGSMSGGQDKECPADGSGSAQPAPCNEAQQAESKEMTKENEDPGTDSLLDTSQDKSFSEEPATDSSCSATLPPEQTHSDREKQRPSGKRKKKKRHSKSYSAEVETDSGDNKTKKDCVAQ, via the exons atgACCCCCACATCCCCCATGACAAATacacctccagcccctccactCCCTGGCATCCCTCCCCCTCCACCCCCACTGCCTGGCATGGGGAGTattccccctcctccttcaTCATTGCCTGGCATGGGGGctattcctcctcctcctcctcctcctccaccatTGCCTGGCATGGGGGGCattcctccacctcctccaccATTGCCTGGCATGGGTggtgtccctcctcctccacccccaCTGCCTGGTATGGTTGGTATTCCACCTGCTCCACCTCCATTACCTGCCATGGGTGGCATCCCTCCCCCTCCACCTCCATTACCTGGCATGGGTGGTATCCCACCTCCTCCACCTCCATTGCCTGGCATGGGTGGTATCCCACCTCCTCCACCTCCATTGCCTGGCATGGGTGGTATCCCTCCCCCTCCACCCCTCCTTCCTGGCATGACAGGAGATCACATAGAAGCCGTGGTGGCCTCCCAGTTCAGCTGCCCCCTGGGCTTGGGCAGGCCTCCCCACAAGACAGTGAAGACACCAACGCTGAGAATGAAGAAGCTGAACTGGCAGAAGCTGCCCTCCAATGTGGTGAGAG agagCCACTCAATGTGGgcttctgtgagcagcagcagtgaggagacGATAGAGCCCAACTACAGCAGCATTGAGCAGCTGTTCTGCTTCCCACAGCCAACCCCCAAGGAGAAGACAGCAGCACCAGTGAAGGCAGAGCCGAAGGAG ATCACATTTTTGGACTCCAAGAAAAGTCTCAATTTGAACATATTTTTGAAGCAATTTAAATG ctccaatGAAGAAGTGACTGCCATGATCCAGAATGGGGACCGGACCAAGTTTGATGTTGAGGTTCTGAAGCAGttgctgaagctgctgcctgAAAAGCATGAG ATAGAAAACCTGAAGGCCttcaaagaagagaaattaaagctAGCAAATGCAGATCAGTTCTATCTTCTCCTCCTTCAGATTCCCAG CTACCAGCTGCGCATTGAGTGTATGCTGATCTGTGAGGAGACCACCATCGTGCTCGACATGATTCAGCCCAAAGCTGAAGCCATCCGGAGAGCCTGTGAAG GTCTTCTGACCAGTCATCGCCTGCCAGTCTTTTGTCAACTGATTCTCAAAGTTGGAAACTTCCTGAACTAC GGAAGTCACACAGGCGATGCCGATGGGTTTAAAATCAGCACTTTACTCAAACTAACAGAAACCAAAGCCAACCAAACCCGCATTACACTGCTCCACCATATTCTGGAG gaAGTAGAAAACAGCCACAAGGACCTACTGGAACTGCCAAAGGATCTTGAATATGTTTCAAAAGCAGCAGG AATTAATCTTGATATTATACGCACGGAGTCTGGTACCAATTTAAAGAAGTTGCTGGAGCTTCAGCGGAAAGTCTTGTCATCAAATGAGGATGTGAAACAACAGTATGAGAAACCCATCCAG GACAGCATTGATGCCTCCAGGAAGCTGGAAGAAGAATTTGAAACCAttgaaaagaagagagaagaactTGCAAATTATCTCTGTGAAGATCCAAGCAAGTTGTCCCTAGAGGACATATTTAGCATCATGAAGACCTTCAGAGATCTCTTCATCCGAGCCCTGAAG gaaaacaaggacaGAAAGGAGCAAGCTGCCaaagcagagaagaggaaaaaacagctagaagaggaagaggggaagagacagaagggagaaaatggaaaagtca TCAAGAAGGGGTTGATGAAGCAGGAGGAGGTGTGTGTCATCGACGCCCTGCTCGCCGACATCAGGAAAGGCTTCACGCTGAGGAAGACGAAGAACAGACACGAGTCAGAGGCAGTTCCTAAAGCCTTGTCTGCAGAGAGCCTGGAGGAAAGCCAGTCTG GACAGAGCATGAAGGATCCAcaagcagcagggaagcagatTGATGACAAGACCAAGCAGAACAAGGATGATCATCCCTCAGAAGGCCTTCCTCCCTCAACCACTGCCCCGATGGAGACAGGTGGAGGTGTTACAAATGCTTCAGCTTCAGGCCAGGTGTTATCTACCAACAGTGCTGGAAGAAGTCTGCCACTGGAGTCCCAGACCAAAAGCTCCTCAGAGAGCATGGTGGAAGCTGATGGAGCCAGTCAGACCACACTGGGCCCCGGGATGGAGCAGGCAAACAACGTGGAAAGCCTCCAGCCCGGCACAAAGAGCGGCTCCCTTGCCTTCTCTGTGGCTGACATTGGCACAAGGATAAGCTTTGTGAGCAGCAGTTCAGCCCCTGCTCTGAGAGACCAGCTCAGCTGGACTAACGGGTCCATGTCAGGAGGCCAGGACAAGGAATGCCCAGCTGATGGCTCAGGGAGTGCTCAGCCTGCCCCCTGCAATGAGGCTCAGCAGGCAGAGTCAAAAGAAATGACGAAGGAAAATGAAGACCCTGGCACAGACTCGCTGTTGGACACATCTCAAGACAAGTCCTTCTCAGAGGAGCCAGCCACCGACTCCTCTTGCTCAGCAACGCTTCCCCCAGAGCAAACTCACAGtgacagggaaaagcagaggccatcaggaaaaaggaagaagaagaagaggcaCAGCAAAAGCTACTCAG CAGAGGTTGAGACTGATTCTGGagataataaaacaaaaaaagattgTGTGGCACAATGA
- the LOC127059058 gene encoding inverted formin-2-like — MILKNKPFTMSIKKEGAHKKWAALKEKLGPQETDQSEANLENAEPELCIRLLQMPSVVNYSGLRKRLENSDDAWMVQFLELSGLDLLLEALDRLSGRGVARISDALLQLTCISCVRAVMNSHKGIEYIVSNEGYVRKLFQALDTTNVMVKKQIFELLAALCIYSSDGHSLALDALDHYKSVKNQQYRFSIIMNELSNTDNVPYMVTLLSAINAIILGTEELRTRTQIRNEFIGLQLLDVLDKLR; from the exons aaCAAACCGTTCACCATGTCCATCAAGAAGGAAGGTGCCCACAAGAAGTGGGCTGCCCTGAAGGAGAAGCTGGGACCCCAGGAGACCGACCAGTCAGAGGCCAACCTGGAAaatgcagagccagagctgtgcaTCCGTCTCCTGCAGATGCCCTCCGTGGTGAACTACTCCGGGCTGAGGAAGAGGCTGGAGAACAGTGATGATGCCTGGATGGTGCAGTTCCTGGAGCTGTCTGGGCTGGATCTCCTCCTGGAGGCCCTGGACAGGCTGTCAGGGCGAGGAGTGGCCAGGATATCCGATGCCTTGCTTCAGCTCACCTGCATTAGCTGTGTGCGAGCGGTCATGAACTCCCACAAAGGCATAGAATACATTGTGAGCAACGAGGGCTACGTCAGAAAGCTCTTCCAAG CACTTGACACAACTAATGTCATGgtcaaaaagcaaatatttgagCTCCTGGCTGCACTGTGCATTTACTCATCAGATGGCCACTCTTTGGCTCTGGATGCTTTGGACCATTACAAG AGTGTGAAGAACCAGCAGTACCGGTTCAGCATCATCATGAACGAGCTGTCCAACACAGACAACGTGCCCTACATGGTGACACTGCTGAGTGCCATCAATGCCATCAtcctgggcacagaggagctAAGAACAAGGACACAAATCAGAAACGAGTTCATAG GGCTTCAGCTGTTGGATGTTTTAGACAAGCTAAGGTAA